CGGAAGGGTTCAAGCTTAACTTGTTCGGTAAATTCGTCATGCTGCGGATTATCAATCCCTGGAATCCCATTCATAGTGGCATCACGATGGGCGGCGGTTTGCTTAGGGATATAAGTGACGACATTAAGGTTTAAGTCTTTAATCAGCTTATTGGCAAAGCGATAAGTCGCATCAGTATTATAACCAGAATCTACCCATAAAACAGTGATATCAGGACGCTGCTTGGCAACTAAATGTAAGATAGCGGATTCGTATGGGCGAAAATTAGTGGTAATAATCGGGTTTTTGGCTTGGCTCAGCGCCCATTCAACGATTTGTTCGGGTGATTTACCTTGCAAGTCTTTATTGGCTTGGTCGATGTCTAAATTAGGGTGTAATTGGCTCATTTGTTATCCTTAAAAGTAATTGAGAAGCTTAATATATTTATTGGGTTTTAATTTAGTATGAACTGTCGTAGGGTGGGTTAGTTTTTCAAACTCTCGTAGAGAGTGCTGATAAAACGTAACCCACCATTTTGTATTATGCTAATAGAAAATCCTATTTAAAGGATTTTCCTTGCAAGCCTAACCAAGCAGTGCTTCGTTTTTACGGCTTTCAGGTTACGCTGTCGCTAACCCACCCTACAAAATATTTCAATACTTAAAAATAGGTTATGGTTATAAAAATTTAAAAAAGGTAATAAAAACTAAGACCCTGCAAACATAGGGAGCGCTGAAGCGTTGCGCCCATCATAACTACTGGCAAGCGCGGTAAATGCCTGCTCAATATTAAATGCTGCGTCTGGATGAACGTCATGCTCAGTAAGTACAAAACTATCAACGCCTACACGTAATAAATAAGCAATTTGATCACGGCCAAACTCGCCAGCGATACGAATCTCGTCTTTGTAGCCCAGTTGGCGCAAAGTTTGTACGAAACTAAAGCCGCGCCCATCAGCGAATTTTGGCACGTGAATGACGATTAGCGATTGTTTTAATAAAAATTCAGTTAATGCTATTAAAACCTCAGTGTCTGTATCGGCGGTAATCCAAACACCTAAATGGCTACTATGTTGAACTATCAGCTCGTATACTTCATTTATTAGGCCACTAGCTAGCGTCCCCTCATTATTGAGTAAGTCGGTGAGCGGCACTACTACTGCAGGTTTTTCTTGTCTTTGCAGTAGTTCAAGCAAGGTAATCCCGCTGAGGGTAATACCACTTGGCAAGTCATCAGTCTTAAGCGCCAGCCAACTGTCCTCTGCACTGATATCTACACCATGGCTATCGAGTATGTGGTGATTAGCCATAAACCTTCTCCTTAAAGGGATCAATACCGACACGCTCGACCAATTCACCAAAGCTCTCAACGTCATTTTCAGTAGTTGCACGTAGATCGACGTAGACATCAACGATCTGTTGAATAGTATCCGCTACTGCTTCGGTCGGGACGGAGCGGCCGAGTATTTTGCCCAATTTGGCATCGTTACTTGAGTTACCGCCAAGGCTGATTTGATACCAGTTCTCGCCTTTTTTGTCGACACCGAGGATTCCGATATCGCCGGTATGATGATGGGCGCAAGCATTGATACAGCCCGACATATTGAGGCGGATATCACCCAAATCATACAGATAATCCAAATCGCTAAACTGCTTCTCAATTTGTTCAGCAATATTATGGGTAGTAGCATTGGCGAGCGAGCAAAAATCCCAGCCGGGGCAGACAATCATATCAGTTAAAGTGTTGATATTAGGGCGGGCTAAATGCAAGTCTGATAGCTGCTGCCATAGCTCGTATAATTTATTCACTTCGACATCAGCGAACACTAGGTTTTGCTGATAAGTACCACGGAGCTCACCAAAGCTATACTGGTCAGCAAGGTCGGCGAGGGCGTCCATCTGCGAGTCAGTGACATCACCAGAAGGCACGTATTTACCGTCAACGAGACCTGCTTTTAAGGAAATTACCACTGCACGGTAACCGGCAGTCTTATGCGCTACCGTATTTTGCTGATACCAATTGGCGAAGTCTTTATTATCCGCTAATTGCTTTTGCAGCTCTGACTGAACGTGCAGGGCGTCGAACGTTTTATAATCTGGCTCACTAAAGAAACTGCTAGCATGCTCAAAGTTCGCCTCTGTCAGCGTCAGCGGGCCGTCTTTAGTATGCGCTTCCCACTCAGCATTGACGAGCTTGGCAAATTCGCGGCCGCCTAAAGTATCGACCAAGATTTTGATGCGTGATCTATATTTGCTACCTTTATCACGGCGACCATTTAGGTTATAAATGCGCAAAATAGCGTCTAAATAACTAAGCAAATGCTCACGAGGTAAAAACTCATTAATGACTTTACCAAGGACTGGGATACGACCGAGACCGCCGCCTACCAAAACTTCAAAACCAAGCTCGCCCTCAATGTTTTTCTTTAAATGCAGGCCTATATCGTGCACTCGGGTGGCAGCGCGGTCGTTTTCAGTGCCGATAACGGCAATTTTAAATTTACGCGGCAGAAAAGCAAACTCAGGATGAAAGGTTGACCACTGACGAATAATCTCGCAATAAGGGCGCGGATCAGCAATCTCTTCTTTGTGAATCCCGGCGTAAGGGTCGGTGGTGGTGTTACGAATACAATTACCCGAAGTCTGAATGGCATGCATCTGTACCGAAGCTAGCTCCGCTAAAATATCAGGGACATCCTCAAGTTTTGGCCAGTTCAGCTGAATATTGGTACGGGTGGTGAAATGTCCGTAGCCTTTATCATATTTACGGGTAATCTCGGCCAATTTGCGTAGCTGATAGCTGGCAAGTAGACCATAAGGAATGGCGATACGTAGCATCGGCGCATAGCGCTGAATATAGAGACCGTTTTGCAGACGTAGCGGCAGATACTGCTCTTCGGGCAATTCGCCTGCCAAAAAGCGCTCGGTTTGGTCACGAAACTGGGCGACCCGTTCTTCCACCAGTGTTTGATCGGCGTAATTATATTGGTACATAACGTCATCTCAATAGTGATTTGCGTGTGTAATATTATTGATATAAGCGTGCTTTAAAGTAAAGTTAATCATTAATAAAAATGGGCTTAAAGCAATATAGGCTGACATCATATAAGCAACCACACCAAAACATAAATTCCTATAAGTCATATCCATAGTAAAAGTCAGCATAAATTTTCATAACTAAAATTCGGTAGCCTATGTTTATTCAGTTTATAAGCCAATTTACTACTCATCACTAAGGTTAAAAAATATGACATCCCTAACCCCTAATCAAGAACCCTCAAAACTTGTCCCACCACACGGTAGCGATACACTGAAACCTTTGTTATTAAAAGGCGACGCGCGCATTGAGGCGCTCAAGCTCGCTAGTACGCTACCTGCCATTACGCTTAGCTCACGCGAGCGCGGTGATTTAATCATGCTGGGTATTGGTGGTTTTACCCCGCTGGATGGCTTTATGAATCAGGCTGACTGGCAAGGGGTGGTCGATGAGATGCGCCTCAAATCTGGTCACAACGCTGGCTTATTTTGGCCGATACCCATTACGTTATCAGCACCCAAGGTATTGACCGATGGCTTAAACCAAGGTGATAAAGTGGCGTTGGTTGCTGAAGATGGTGAGATCATGGGTATTATTACCGTTGAAGAAACTTACGATATCGATAAAAATCATGAATGTCAGCAAGTCTTTACCACCACTGATCCTGAGCATCCAGGCGTACAGCAAGTCCTCAATCAAGGCGAAGTCAATGTAGCTGGAAGCGTTGAGGTATTAAGCGAAGGCGAGTTTCCTGAGCTATATCCGGAGATTTATAAAACCCCTAGCGAGACTCGTGCATTGCTAGCTGACAAAGGCTGGAAAACCGTTGCCGCTTTCCAAACCCGTAATCCGATGCACCGCTCGCATGAGTACTTAGCTAAAATAGCCATTGAAATCTGCGATGGTGTACTCATTCATTCCTTGCTTGGTGCGCTAAAACCGGGCGATATTCCTGCTGAAGTGCGTCAAGAAGCCATTAAAACCCTGATTGATAATTACTTTAAGGCTGACACCGTTATTCAAGCGGGTTATCCACTTGATATGCGCTATGCAGGTCCCCGTGAAGCGTTATTGCATGCGCTGTTTCGCCAAAACTATGGTTGTAGTCATCTGATTGTCGGGCGTGATCATGCCGGCGTGGGCGATTATTATGGCGCGTTCGATGCCCAAGCTATTTTTGATAGCATCGATAAAGACGATCTCATTACCGAGCCGTTAAAGATTGGCTGGACGTTTTGGTGCAACGCTTGCCAAGCGATGGCGTCTGATAAAACCTGCCCGCATGATGCTCAAGAGCATGTCAAAGTATCGGGCACTAAGCTGCGTAAGGCGCTGTCAGAAGATCTTGAAGTACCCGAGAACTTTAGCCGTCCAGAAGTCCTTGCCATTTTGCGTGAGTACTATGCTGGTATTGCTAAAGAAGAGCGTGCTGAAGTCAAATTGACAGGAGCTTCTGCGGTATAAATAGCAATTTTTCGTTGATATAGTTAATGAGCTATAAAAAGAACATAGTGCTACTGGGATGCTTTCTTTTAAAATATTGGTTGCGCAGCCTCTGTGAAGTATACGCAAGCAGCCAGCAAGGAAAATTTATACCAGTAGCAGGTTTAAACCTGTATCACAGTTTTACTTCCAACTGACTATAAGCCAAACAAATAATAAAAAGGTATCAGACTTATTCTCTGATACCTTTTTTATAGCTCTATACTTCAATATTTCATATGTTTTATTAATTAAGCTCTAAGCTTCCCTCAAGCTTTTGATACTCACCAACAATTGAGCCGCCACCGGAGCAAAAACGATTGAACGCATATTTATCTTGGCTATCGATAATCAGTTTATCATCTTTAAATTGAAAAAAAGCCCTGCTGTCATTGATAGTACTGTGAAACACAAATCCATGGGCGTGGTCTTGACCCATTAAGGTGGCGCTGCCATCAAATGTACAAGTAGGCTTTTTTATATCGCTACGGGCACGCACGCTTATATTGATGCCATCTTTATTATTGTCATTGGCTCGCACCATCACGGCTACCCAATCATAACCTTGTTGGCGTTTACTATAGCCTTCAGAGACATAATTACCGATCACGATTTGCACGGCTGGAGAGGATTTTGTTTGCGCCGGTATCGTAGCGCTTACCTTATTAACCGCACTGTTATTTGTACTGTTATTGCTAGCCGTGACGTTATTGCAGCCTATTAAACCCATAACGCTCATTAAGAAAAGAGAAGATAAAGATAGAATTTTGCTCATATAAAAGCCTTTGTAAGTACAAATTAGCGCCATTGTAACTAATAGTGATTAAAAAATAACCACCTTAATTGTATTAGATTAACTAATAAACCTACTTATGCCAAGTTAAATCAATAGGCTCTAAGAGGTTGTGGTATTCATTATTCCATTTTGGCAGAAACATACGCATATTCATCATTAAAGATAATAAGCTAGTGCTGTTAGCATACTTGCATTACATAACGAACACCTTTGAGGTCACTATGACAGTCTATAGCACAAAACCAACTAGCCTTTATAAGAATAAAGCCCTTAGCCATAAAAATAGAGCCCTTAGCGCTTTTAGTATCGCTGGCGTTGCCCTTACTTTGGGACTTACTGGCTGTAGCAATAATGAAACCGCAGAAACCACTATCAATGCAGACGGTAGTGAGTCAACCACGGCAGGTCAAAATATTGAACTGCTCAATGTCTCTTATGATGTGGCACGCGACTTTTATAAAGACTATAACCCGATGTTTGTAGAACAGTACCAAGCTGAGAACCCAGATAGTGAAGTACTCATTAAGCAGTCACATGGCGGTTCAAGTAAACAAGCACTGTCAGTAGCTAATGGCTTACAAGCCGATGTGGCGACTATGAATCAAGGCTCAGATATCGAGCTACTAGAAAAAGAGGGCTTGGTGGATAGTGATTGGGAGCAGCAGTTTCCTGATAATGCCGTACCCTTTACCAGCACCATCGTATTCTTAGTGCGTAAAGACAATCCAAAAAATATCAATGAGTGGGAGGATTTAACCCAGCCAGGTGTTGAGATTGTCATGGCCAATCCAAAAGTTACCGGTAATGGTCGTTATGCATTCTTGGGCGCTTATGGTTACGGTCTACATGCTTTTGACAACGAAGAGGAGCCGGCAAAAGGCTACGTAAGAGACCTGCTAAAAAATGTCAAAGTTTATGAGAATGGTGGACGAGCGGCGACCACAACCTTCGTTCAACGCGGTATTGGCGATGTCCTGATTACCTTTGAGAACGAAGCCAACCTTGCAGCCACTAAGTTTGGCGCCGGTCAAGTAGATATCGTTTATCCTGACTATTCTATCAAGTCAGAAAGCCCAGTGGCGGTGGTAAAGTCGGTCACCGACAAAAAAGGCACGACGGCGGCAGCAAAAGCTTACTTAGATTACCTATGGAGCGAGCCTGCCCAGCAATTGGCTGCTGATCTCTATTTGCGTCCAAGTGTACAAAGTGTACTGGATAAAAATAGCAATAAACTGCCACCAATTGAGACCTTCCGTCCTAACGATGCCTTTGGTTCATGGGATGAGATTATGGGTACTTATTTTAGTGATGGTGGGGTGTTCGATCAGTTGGCCATCAACGCTCCGCAGTAGTCTTTTTAAGTGGTAAAAGTCTACCCTTAGGACATGGCTCAAGCGCGCTATGTCCTTTCTTTTTCTTCAAACGATATAGCGTATAAAGATGCGTACCATCAAGCTAGGCAATAGCAATAGGACATCATTATGAGTGCACAAAATTCTCCTGCCAGCCAGCACGCTGCCAAATCTACTAGCAAACGAAGCTGGCTGCTGCGACTGCGTCAGCGCAATGTGTTGCCGGGATTTGGGCTGAGCATGGGTATCACCGTCTTTAGCTTATCATTATTGGTGGTATTACCGTTTGCAATGATGGCTTATACCACCACTCAGATGGGCTGGTCGGGATTTTGGGAGACCATCTCGCAGCCGCAAGTGACTGCCGCTATCAAGCTAAGTTTAGGAATGGCATTCTTAGCGATGCTGACCAACATGGTGTTTGGCACCTTGGTGGCGTGGGTATTGGTACGCTATGAGTTTTGGGGTAAGTCAATGATTAATGCGTTGGTAGATTTGCCCTTTGCCTTGCCAACGGCGGTAACGGGTATCTCTTTGGCAACCCTTTATGCACCAAACGGCTTGATAGGGCAGTGGTTTGCAAAGCTTGGCGTGCAAGTCGCTTTTACCCCATTAGGCATTTGGCTGGCTTTAGTAGTCGTCAGCTTCCCCTTTATCGTGCGTGCCGTACAGCCAGTATTAGCAGAATTAGCGGTTGAATTTGAAGAAGCGGCGGCAGTATTGGGCGCTAATCGTTTAACCACTTTTCGTAAGGTTATCTTGCCTGAGCTATTACCCGCACTCTTGATGGGCGCTGGCATGATGTTCGCCCGTGCCACCGGCGAGTATGGCTCAGTGATTTTTATCGCTGGAAATATCCCCATGCAGTCTGAGATTCTACCTATTATTATCATCAGTAAGCTGGAGCAGTTCGATATCCAAGGGGCCTCAGCGGTGGCACTATTTATGCTGATGATCTCGTTTGTGATCTTATTAACCATTAACATCGTACAGTGGAAGCTGTCACGCCGCGTAGGAGCACGCTGATATGCAAATAGCTAATAGCTACGACTACCAGAGCAATCCGGCGACCAAAGATTCGCTATGGGTAAGACGTTTTTTTATCACCATCGCTGTGT
This sequence is a window from Psychrobacter jeotgali. Protein-coding genes within it:
- a CDS encoding phosphoadenosine phosphosulfate reductase domain-containing protein, which produces MSQLHPNLDIDQANKDLQGKSPEQIVEWALSQAKNPIITTNFRPYESAILHLVAKQRPDITVLWVDSGYNTDATYRFANKLIKDLNLNVVTYIPKQTAAHRDATMNGIPGIDNPQHDEFTEQVKLEPFRRALDELKPDVWFNAIRKDQTEFRQGLDVLSLSKDGVLKVAPLFEKNDADLDKYLDEHNLPNEHDYFDPTKVEESRECGLHTQL
- a CDS encoding DUF934 domain-containing protein; the encoded protein is MANHHILDSHGVDISAEDSWLALKTDDLPSGITLSGITLLELLQRQEKPAVVVPLTDLLNNEGTLASGLINEVYELIVQHSSHLGVWITADTDTEVLIALTEFLLKQSLIVIHVPKFADGRGFSFVQTLRQLGYKDEIRIAGEFGRDQIAYLLRVGVDSFVLTEHDVHPDAAFNIEQAFTALASSYDGRNASALPMFAGS
- a CDS encoding nitrite/sulfite reductase; the protein is MYQYNYADQTLVEERVAQFRDQTERFLAGELPEEQYLPLRLQNGLYIQRYAPMLRIAIPYGLLASYQLRKLAEITRKYDKGYGHFTTRTNIQLNWPKLEDVPDILAELASVQMHAIQTSGNCIRNTTTDPYAGIHKEEIADPRPYCEIIRQWSTFHPEFAFLPRKFKIAVIGTENDRAATRVHDIGLHLKKNIEGELGFEVLVGGGLGRIPVLGKVINEFLPREHLLSYLDAILRIYNLNGRRDKGSKYRSRIKILVDTLGGREFAKLVNAEWEAHTKDGPLTLTEANFEHASSFFSEPDYKTFDALHVQSELQKQLADNKDFANWYQQNTVAHKTAGYRAVVISLKAGLVDGKYVPSGDVTDSQMDALADLADQYSFGELRGTYQQNLVFADVEVNKLYELWQQLSDLHLARPNINTLTDMIVCPGWDFCSLANATTHNIAEQIEKQFSDLDYLYDLGDIRLNMSGCINACAHHHTGDIGILGVDKKGENWYQISLGGNSSNDAKLGKILGRSVPTEAVADTIQQIVDVYVDLRATTENDVESFGELVERVGIDPFKEKVYG
- the sat gene encoding sulfate adenylyltransferase is translated as MTSLTPNQEPSKLVPPHGSDTLKPLLLKGDARIEALKLASTLPAITLSSRERGDLIMLGIGGFTPLDGFMNQADWQGVVDEMRLKSGHNAGLFWPIPITLSAPKVLTDGLNQGDKVALVAEDGEIMGIITVEETYDIDKNHECQQVFTTTDPEHPGVQQVLNQGEVNVAGSVEVLSEGEFPELYPEIYKTPSETRALLADKGWKTVAAFQTRNPMHRSHEYLAKIAIEICDGVLIHSLLGALKPGDIPAEVRQEAIKTLIDNYFKADTVIQAGYPLDMRYAGPREALLHALFRQNYGCSHLIVGRDHAGVGDYYGAFDAQAIFDSIDKDDLITEPLKIGWTFWCNACQAMASDKTCPHDAQEHVKVSGTKLRKALSEDLEVPENFSRPEVLAILREYYAGIAKEERAEVKLTGASAV
- a CDS encoding sulfate ABC transporter substrate-binding protein; amino-acid sequence: MTVYSTKPTSLYKNKALSHKNRALSAFSIAGVALTLGLTGCSNNETAETTINADGSESTTAGQNIELLNVSYDVARDFYKDYNPMFVEQYQAENPDSEVLIKQSHGGSSKQALSVANGLQADVATMNQGSDIELLEKEGLVDSDWEQQFPDNAVPFTSTIVFLVRKDNPKNINEWEDLTQPGVEIVMANPKVTGNGRYAFLGAYGYGLHAFDNEEEPAKGYVRDLLKNVKVYENGGRAATTTFVQRGIGDVLITFENEANLAATKFGAGQVDIVYPDYSIKSESPVAVVKSVTDKKGTTAAAKAYLDYLWSEPAQQLAADLYLRPSVQSVLDKNSNKLPPIETFRPNDAFGSWDEIMGTYFSDGGVFDQLAINAPQ
- the cysT gene encoding sulfate ABC transporter permease subunit CysT; the encoded protein is MSAQNSPASQHAAKSTSKRSWLLRLRQRNVLPGFGLSMGITVFSLSLLVVLPFAMMAYTTTQMGWSGFWETISQPQVTAAIKLSLGMAFLAMLTNMVFGTLVAWVLVRYEFWGKSMINALVDLPFALPTAVTGISLATLYAPNGLIGQWFAKLGVQVAFTPLGIWLALVVVSFPFIVRAVQPVLAELAVEFEEAAAVLGANRLTTFRKVILPELLPALLMGAGMMFARATGEYGSVIFIAGNIPMQSEILPIIIISKLEQFDIQGASAVALFMLMISFVILLTINIVQWKLSRRVGAR